The genomic stretch TCGGCGCCGGCATAGAGCGCCTGGCTGCCCAGTTCGTCTTCGATGCGCAGCAGCCGGTTGTACTTGGCCACCCGCTCGCTGCGGCTGAGGGAGCCCGTCTTGATCTGGCCGGCGCGGGTGGCCACCGCCAGGTCGGCGATGGTGGTGTCCTCGGTTTCGCCGCTGCGGTGGCTGATCACGCTGGTGTAGCCGGCGCGGCCGGCCAGATCGATGGCCTGCAGGGTTTCCGTGAGGGAGCCGATCTGGTTCACCTTGATCAGGATCGAGTTGGCGGTGTCGGCGTCGATCCCCCGCTGCAGGCGGCTGGTGTTGGTCACGAACAGGTCGTCGCCCACCAGCTGGAGCCGGCTGCCCAGGCGCTGGGTCATCAGCGCCCAGCCCTCCCAGTCGTCTTCGGCGAGGCCATCCTCGATCGAGACGATCGGATAGCGGCTCACCAGCGCACCGAGCTGATCCACCATCTCGGCCGAGCTGTAGCTGCCGCCGCCGAAGGCATAGCGGCCATCGGCATAGAACTCGGTGCTGGCCACATCGAGGGCCAGGGAAATCTCCTCGCCGGGCCTGTAGCCGGCCTTCTCGATCGCCGCCACCAGCAGGGCGCCGGCTGCATCGTTGCTCTCCAGGTTGGGGGCAAAGCCACCCTCATCGCCCACGGCGGTGGAGAGGCCCTGGGCGCTGAGCAGGCCCTTGAGGGTGTGGAACACCTCGGTGCCCATGCGCAGGGCCTCACGGAAGCTGGGGGCGCCATGGGGCACCAGCATGAATTCCTGAAAATCCAGGTTGTTGGCGGCGTGAGCTCCGCCGTTGATCACGTTCATCAGCGGCACCGGCAGCAGGGTGGCCATCGGCCCACCCAGGTAGCGGTAGAGGGGAAGACTCACCCCCTCGGCGGCGGCCCGCGCCACCGCCAGGCTCACGGCCAGCACCGCATTGGCCCCCAGGGCCGATTTGTTGTCGCTGCCATCAAGTTCGATCATGGCGGTGTCCACCGCCACCTGCTCGATGGCGCTGAGACCGCAGAGCACCGGCGCGATCTTCTCCTCGATGTTGGCCACCGCCTGGAGCACGCCCTTGCCGGCGTAGCGGCTGCCGCCATCGCGCAACTCATGGGCCTCATGGGCACCGGTGCTGGCGCCGCTGGGCACGATGGCGTGGCCCTGGGCGCCGCCCTCCAGCCGCACTTCCGCTTCCACCGTGGGGGTGCCGCGGGAGTCGAGCACCTCCCGAGCCACGATGGAATCGATCACGAGGTCGAGGGAGTCGAACACGAAAACTGGAGGCGGTCAGGGCTTGCGGGGATCCTATGGGTCGCCCCGGGGCGCTCTGATGTGACCGTCGGTACCGACGGCCCAGCTGAGCGGCAGGACCCGGCCGCCAGAATCAAAGTCATCTGTCCCGCTGAATTCCATGCGCCTGCTTCACACCATGCTCCGGGTGGGCGATCTGGAGCGCTCCCTGGCCTTCTACACCGAGGTGCTGGGCATGCGCCTGCTGCGCCGCAAGGACTACCCCTCCGGCCGCTTCACCCTGGCGTTCGTGGGCTATGGCGATGAGAGCGACACCACCGTGCTGGAGCTCACCCACAACTGGGACACCAGCTCCTATGCGATCGGTGATGGCTTCGGGCACATCGCGCTGGGGGTGGAGGACATCCACAGCACCTGTGAGGCCATCGCCGACAAGGGAGGGCGGGTGGTTCGGCCGCCCGGGCCGATGAAGCACGGCAGCACGGTGATCGCCTTTGTGGAAGATCCCGACGGCTACAAGGTGGAGCTGATTCAGTTGTCGTCCAGCCCCGAGCGAGCGGCGGATGAAGATGGGTTGACCTGATCCCGATGGCCTCGCGGTCCGATGCGCCCTGAGTCCCCAAGCTTGAGCACCCCCCAGCCCTTCAGCCTCACCAGCGAACCCGACCGGTTCAGCGAGGTGGCCTGGGAGCTGCTGCTGGCCTCCCAGGACCAGGCCCGTCGCTGGCGCCATGACCAGATGGATGTGGAGCACCTGCTCCAGGCGCTTCTGCAGGATTCACGCTTCGCGGCCTGGGTGGATCCCTTGCCGATCGAACGTGAGCGACTGCTCGATCGGCTGGAGGGCTTCTGCGCCGAGCAGCCCTCGTCGCCCGGCGACGACCTCTACATCGGTGATGCCCTCGAAGACCTGCTGGAGGAGGCCGACCGCCGGCGCTCCAGCTGGGGTTCGCGCCTGCTTGACATCCCCCATCTGTTGCTGGCCCTGCTCGATGAACCTCGCCTGGGAGCTGCGCTGCTGGCGGAGGAGGGGCTGAGCGAGCCGGAGTTGCTGCGCCAGCTGCGGCCCGCGGCCGCCCCTGTCTCCGGCCCAGCAGGCATCAGCTCGGCTGCGTCGGCCGGGTCCGGGCGTCCCCGCCGTTTCGAAGCGCCTCCGGCCCCATCCGACGACTGGATCGACAGCCCCACCCGGGAGCCCGCCGCGGTGCCGTCGCTGACCGCCCCCGCGGCAGCAGCCCCCGTGCCCCGTCCCCTCAGGCCTGTCCGAGCCCCTGATCAGGAGCTGACGCTGGAGGCTGAGGGGGGCGAGCCCAGCGCCCTCGAGCAGTACGGCCGCGACCTCACCGCCGCCGCCCGCGCCGGTCTGCTCGATCCGGTGATCGGCCGCGACACCGAGATCCGCCGGCTGATCCAGGTGCTGTCCCGCCGCGGCAAGAACAATCCGGTGCTGATCGGTGAGCCCGGCGTCGGCAAGACGGCCATCGCCGAGCGGCTGGCCCAGCGCATTGTCAGCGGCGAAGTGCCCGACTCCCTCAAAGGCCTGCGCCTGATCGCCCTCGACCTCGGTGCCCTGATCGCCGGCGCCAAGTTCCGCGGTCAGTTCGAGGAACGGCTGCGCAGCGTGCTGGCCGAGGTGAAGGATCCGGAGGAGGGACGTGCCGCTGCGGCCGGCGATGGCGGTGTGGTGCTGTTCATCGATGAGCTGCACACCGTGGTGAGCGCCGACCGCTCCAGCGCCGATGCCGGCAGCATCCTCAAACCGGCCCTGGCCAGGGGTGAGCTGCGCTGCATCGGGGCCACCACCCCGGAGGACTACCGCCGCACGGTGGAGAAGGATCCCGCCCTCAACCGCCGCTTCCAGCAGGTGGTGATCCGTGAACCCAGCAAGGAGGTGAGCCTTGAGATCCTGCGGGGCCTCAAGGAGCGCTATGAGCTCCACCACGGCGTCACCATCACCGATGGGGCCCTGCAGGCAGCGGTGCGTCTGGCCGAGCGCTACATCGCCGACCGCTGCCTGCCCGACAAGGCGATCGATCTGATCGATGAGGCCGCCGCCCAGCTGCGCATGGAGGTCACCTCCAAGCCCCAGGTGGTGGAGGCCGCCGAACTCGACCTGCGCCGGATCGAGCTGGCCCTGCTGGGGGCGGAGGCCGCCTCCGAGGACGAGCGCGTGAACCTTCAGGATCAGCGTCGCATCGCCCTGGAGCGCCTGCAGGATCTACAGCGGCGCTGGCAGGCGGAGCGCGAGCAGCTGGCGGAGCTGAGAGAGCTGCTTCAGCAGGACGATGAGCTCCGCCTGGCGATCGCCGAGGCCGAGCGTGACGGCGAATTCGAGGAGGCGGCCCGCCTGCAGGTGGATCAGCTGCAGCTGGTGCAGCAGCGCCGCGCCGCCCTTGAGGAGGAGCTGCTCGACGATCAGCGCGGCGGTCTCTCCCTGCTGCGTGAGCAGGTGGATGAGGGCGACATCGCCGATGTGGTGGCCCGTTGGACCGGTATTCCGATCCAGCGTCTGCTGGCCGGGGAGCGACAGAAGCTGCTGGAGCTGGAGCAGCGGCTGGCGGAGCGGGTGATCGGCCAGCCCGAGGCGGTGGCAGCGGTGGCGGCCTCGATCCGGAGGGCCCGGGCCGGCATGCAGGATCCGCGCCGGCCCGTGGGCTCCTTCCTGTTCCTGGGCCCCACCGGCGTGGGCAAGACCGAGCTGGCCAAGGCCCTGGCCGCGGCCCTCTTTGATGAGGAGGACGCTCTGGTGCGGCTCGACATGAGCGAGTTCATGGAGCGCAACGCCGTGGCCCGCCTGGTGGGGGCTCCCCCCGGCTATGTGGGCTACGAGGAAGGAGGACAGCTCACCGAGGCCGTGCGCCGCCGTCCCTATGCGGTCTTGCTGCTCGATGAGGTGGAGAAGGCCCACCCCGAGGTGTTCAACCTGCTCCTGCAGGTGCTCGATGACGGACGCCTGACGGATTCCCAGGGCCGCACGGTTGATTTCCGCCACACCGTGGTGGTGATGACCAGCAACCTGGCCAGCCGGGCCATCCTCGAGAGTGCCCGCAGTGGCGACGACTCCGGCCTGGAGGCGGCGGTGGAGCGCGCCCTGGCCGGACAGTTCCGGCCTGAGTTCCTCAACCGCATCGACGAGGTGATCCGCTTCCGCCCCCTGGCGCCGAGTGACCTGCAACGCATCGTGCGCCTGCAGGTGGCGGAGCTCGCGGCGCTGCTGAAGGAGCAGCGGCTGGAGCTGGAGATCGATGAGGCCGTGGTGAGCCGCCTGGCGGAGCTGGGCTATGAGCCGGAATTCGGAGCCCGGCCCCTGCGCCGGGTGTTGCGCCGCCGCATCGAAAACCCCCTGGCCACCGAGTTGCTGGAGGACCACTTCCGCGCCGCCCGTGGTGTGCGCGTGTCTCTCGGCGATCCCAGCGGTCCCGGTGGTGCCGACACTTTGCGCTTCCTGCCCCTGGAGTGACCCCCTGAAAGGGTGTCCGGTAGGGTGTTCGTTTGCCGGTACGCCTCGCCGTCCGGTGCGCCCGCGCCCGTGGATTCTCCAAGCCGCACCACCACCTCCGACGACATCCCTGAGCAGGAGGTCAAGCCTGCCCAGCCA from Synechococcus sp. CBW1107 encodes the following:
- the eno gene encoding phosphopyruvate hydratase is translated as MFDSLDLVIDSIVAREVLDSRGTPTVEAEVRLEGGAQGHAIVPSGASTGAHEAHELRDGGSRYAGKGVLQAVANIEEKIAPVLCGLSAIEQVAVDTAMIELDGSDNKSALGANAVLAVSLAVARAAAEGVSLPLYRYLGGPMATLLPVPLMNVINGGAHAANNLDFQEFMLVPHGAPSFREALRMGTEVFHTLKGLLSAQGLSTAVGDEGGFAPNLESNDAAGALLVAAIEKAGYRPGEEISLALDVASTEFYADGRYAFGGGSYSSAEMVDQLGALVSRYPIVSIEDGLAEDDWEGWALMTQRLGSRLQLVGDDLFVTNTSRLQRGIDADTANSILIKVNQIGSLTETLQAIDLAGRAGYTSVISHRSGETEDTTIADLAVATRAGQIKTGSLSRSERVAKYNRLLRIEDELGSQALYAGAEGRGPQGKG
- the gloA gene encoding lactoylglutathione lyase, whose protein sequence is MRLLHTMLRVGDLERSLAFYTEVLGMRLLRRKDYPSGRFTLAFVGYGDESDTTVLELTHNWDTSSYAIGDGFGHIALGVEDIHSTCEAIADKGGRVVRPPGPMKHGSTVIAFVEDPDGYKVELIQLSSSPERAADEDGLT
- a CDS encoding ATP-dependent Clp protease ATP-binding subunit is translated as MRPESPSLSTPQPFSLTSEPDRFSEVAWELLLASQDQARRWRHDQMDVEHLLQALLQDSRFAAWVDPLPIERERLLDRLEGFCAEQPSSPGDDLYIGDALEDLLEEADRRRSSWGSRLLDIPHLLLALLDEPRLGAALLAEEGLSEPELLRQLRPAAAPVSGPAGISSAASAGSGRPRRFEAPPAPSDDWIDSPTREPAAVPSLTAPAAAAPVPRPLRPVRAPDQELTLEAEGGEPSALEQYGRDLTAAARAGLLDPVIGRDTEIRRLIQVLSRRGKNNPVLIGEPGVGKTAIAERLAQRIVSGEVPDSLKGLRLIALDLGALIAGAKFRGQFEERLRSVLAEVKDPEEGRAAAAGDGGVVLFIDELHTVVSADRSSADAGSILKPALARGELRCIGATTPEDYRRTVEKDPALNRRFQQVVIREPSKEVSLEILRGLKERYELHHGVTITDGALQAAVRLAERYIADRCLPDKAIDLIDEAAAQLRMEVTSKPQVVEAAELDLRRIELALLGAEAASEDERVNLQDQRRIALERLQDLQRRWQAEREQLAELRELLQQDDELRLAIAEAERDGEFEEAARLQVDQLQLVQQRRAALEEELLDDQRGGLSLLREQVDEGDIADVVARWTGIPIQRLLAGERQKLLELEQRLAERVIGQPEAVAAVAASIRRARAGMQDPRRPVGSFLFLGPTGVGKTELAKALAAALFDEEDALVRLDMSEFMERNAVARLVGAPPGYVGYEEGGQLTEAVRRRPYAVLLLDEVEKAHPEVFNLLLQVLDDGRLTDSQGRTVDFRHTVVVMTSNLASRAILESARSGDDSGLEAAVERALAGQFRPEFLNRIDEVIRFRPLAPSDLQRIVRLQVAELAALLKEQRLELEIDEAVVSRLAELGYEPEFGARPLRRVLRRRIENPLATELLEDHFRAARGVRVSLGDPSGPGGADTLRFLPLE